In Nymphaea colorata isolate Beijing-Zhang1983 chromosome 10, ASM883128v2, whole genome shotgun sequence, the genomic stretch CTGGAGGAGAACTTGACTTCGTCTCTTGCCCTCGTCATTTAACACAAAACCTCAGGCGTTCTTAAAAGGTGGCGGTTCTCTTAGACTGTCAACTGAGATAGCTAGACTTCAACATTTTCCGGCAAGATCCAACTTGAAGCAGCAGTACCGGACGGCATGGAGCAAATAATAGTGTAGTCTTCagttctttaattttttgaaaaatagtcaATGAACTCAAATCTGATGAAACCAAACGAGAAACAGGTGAAGATGCCCAAACACAACTGGATCATGCCCTATGGCAGGTACAGTCAAAGAGATTAGTATATGGCAGGTAGGTTCGAGGTAAGGTAGTGACGATATGGTCttcattttcaaggaaatatAATAATAGATGTCAAGTTTGTCAGATGATATTGGGGACGCATTAATATTTATGCGGAAGTCTTAATGATAGAATGATGGTAATGATAAATTATGATGACATCATGGTAAGTGTTCGACCATATCCATAATTAATTGTGTGATCTTTATAGCTGTGGAGCCTTATGGGGAAGTCGACGATGGCTTGCTTAAAAGTGGACAGCATcagcatgcacacacacacagagagagagagagctgtctAAATGTTTTAACGACAAACTTTTCCTGAATAATGGCTAAATGCtagaaatgatttgaaaataacaaaaacagaacaagaaaaaagagaacataATATTAATCAAGACAGCTTACTCTGTGCCAacatattagttttttttttttcactcttaGTAATATGATAAATATAATACATATTAACTTTTTAATGGATTAATAGTTTGATTTCCGTGTTAACGTGGACCGTGGTAGCTCAGCTACCATCCTGGAAGCCCTTTCGATTGACAAGTGaccattttaataaaaaaaaaatcaaaatcacaaTTAATTGTTAATTCTTTCTGGAGAGCAAGTGAGTTATGACACTCTACCACCAACAAAAAAGTCCAAGGGCTTCCACCAATCCCCCTGTCTCCAAGGGTCTTGGGTTGTGTCAATACCAATGGTGGCAGTGGCAGTAATGCATCATTTCATTTAACTTAGTTATCATACTTTATTACTTAAAATGTAGACGTATaacatgcacaaaaaattcCAAGTACAAACACATCTCTTCGCATGCCCCTAACCCGGCCCATGTTTCGTAAGATAATCAATTGGTAATTCTTGAAATTGTGATAAATGGGGAGAGATTCACTAAACTTGTGCAGTTTCTTACTAGTGACAgttataaattttcttttttctgtttagtggctcacattttttttttttcaaaaataacgtGAGTCACATGAATTTAGGTTAAGATATCAAGCTTTTTCATGTTAATAATTTACATTACTCAAATCTTTTGtatagtttttttgtttaaagtaCTCACTTTTTAATAACCTTTTTTATTAGATAGGCCAGGCCACCTATTCCTAATTAAATAGCAAACAACAATTAGACAATCAGGCCATGAATATTTGTTTGCATAAGAATGCACTTGGATGACATTTGAACCAGCTTGGTTTTAGATCCAAACGAACAGgtaaattaaaagagaaaatcatCTGTCTTGCATGCCATTGTTTTCAGGGTAGAAgtgttgcacccacaagaatcaaactgaggaGACATCGTAACGATGATTAAAGTAAGATGCCGTGGAAAAACATGAAACCCACTAACAAACGTGATTACAAACTCGCAGATCCTTGTTATTAGACCACGAAAAGGAAGAATTACCCACTTCTCATTGCCTCATGCTTCCTCACAACAAATCGAATATGCAGTCGACCGATCTCCAATATGTGGCCGCATTGGCATGAACTAACAAAAGTAGCAGAAGGGATCCTACGGCAAATAACAAACCGAAAATTGCTAAACCATTTATAGCATAATGAAACCTCTTTCCAGGTTTCCCTGAATTAAATAACAATTGTTTTTAAAAAGATGGCGTTAAATGCTTCAATTAAAGCATCCCCCAACAACTTCGttgacctatatatatatacagtttcATACAGTAAGAATTATAACGTTGATCTAGTGCAAGTTATATCTTAAATTGCCAAATACAAAAATGCAAGCTGTACCATAAGACTCCTGTGATCAGCAAAATCAATGGTAAAAAAAGTGTCCAAAATTTTGTaagtagaagaaaaataatgtttttttgagtaaaaaacacaaataaaagGTCCATTCATGGGCTTTTTCATCATGTAAAATGTCATTAGTCGTGGTCGCATAAATGCGTCTGTATGTTTGCAAGATGTAACTTCCCGATCTCGTACCAAACGTCGACATTCCTTCCCATCTTCCACTGAAAACTCCAAAGCGACAAAGACAGGCAGCCAAGAACTTAACAATTTCAACAAGCGAACACGCTCCAACAACTTTCTCGCATAAACAAGCTTCTACTTGACATAATGCTTCTCTACCATATTTACTTACCCAGCACCtgaccactctctctctctctcaaaaaaaaaaattaaaaagagaaaaaaactgaTACCACCTACAACTGCAATCCACTGTGCTCGAAACTAATCAATTAAAattaatcaatcaatcaatgGAGATACCAAATCACCGCCCTAGGGTGACACCAGCCCACCGATCCTTTGGGGTTGAAGCATGTACCAACAGGTAGCCTGTACATCTCATTCGAGTCGAGTGGGGGTTCCTATTCTAACAAACACGACATGGCTTGCACGTTTATTAATTCTAAGCTCTCACCTGATGGAAAGGATCAAACGTTCCAGCGCAAGAGTCAGAGGCAGGAGAATGAACAACAGGATGCTGCTAAATCCAGAGCATCCATCGTTTGAGCTCGAATGGGCGCTGGCCAATATCACGACGACGTTCTTCAAATGCACAAGATGGCAGGTAGAGGAGACGACAGACCCCGTCACTTGCCCTTACCATTACTTCTGCGACAGCACTTACCAGGGAAACTATCCTCCAGCAGTCGATCTCTCGGTTCTTCTCCTCTCAGCAGCCTCCTATCTAATAGCTGCATGTCTTGCCATGGTGGAGGTCAGAAGATACATCATGGGCAGAGAACCCAACCAACCACAACCAGTAAGAAGATACTGGGTACCCTCTGGGCCCATCATCCTTCCCCTCATCCTCCTCTGCTTGGCAAAAGGGCATAGAATCAACACCATCTTACCCTTTTATTATGctgctcctcctcttcttcagctCATACATGTATCTGCCCTTGCATTTGACAATCCACCTGCAGCATCTGTCAAGTCCGTCTTCCTCGAGGTATCAACCATTTCCGGTATCCTGCATGGTAGCCTGTATGTGGACTCTCTTATCTTGCCCTACTACACTGGATTGGAGGCCCTGGTTTCATCAACATTTTCTGGCGAATGCACCTCATGTGTGTGCCGTAAACAAGTTCTGACAATTGGTGGGACATACCTTCCATATCGAGGATGGTCTGCTACGATGATATCAATCGCAGGCATTTTGTGTTCCAGGCTTGTGTTTGGTGTATACCGGAACACAGGCAAGGTCGCTACTGCGATTATGCTGATGCTGGAGGGTTTAGCCTGGATGTTGTCAATAAAAGACAATGCCCGTCTCATTGTTAACTCCACGCAAGGCCATCTAGCAGAAAGAGTTGCCTGTGGAAGCATCTGTGGATTGACATGCCTGCTACTCTTAAAGAGGTTTGCCAATCTACTGGCCGGCACAAAGCATTCTTCGGAAATGAAATTAGAAACAGGCCTGCCCCTCACCCACCTAGACTATGATAAGAGGTGATGTTTATCAAGCTTCGCTGTAAATTGCATTTTATTAGACATAAATTTTGTCATTGTAACATCATTTCTCAACCAAGAACACAATACAAATacggcaaaagaaaaaaggcaagaTTATGTTAAACATAGAACAATAGTTCAGCACCAAAATTGTTGTCATATACAGGAGCTCTGACACGACAATTACATGCCTAGTTCTGACACCTTTCATGCTGCAAACTCATTAGAGGCGGttgcaccaaaattttgaactccaCCACAAAATTGCTCGTTCTCCAAGCAAATATCAGTCTGATCCTGCATCAATCATAAGAAGAATCTCCGGCGGCTTGTGTCCATCTCAGGCTGCAATTGTGGAACACACACAAACATGACAAAGTCATACAAAGGAGACAGGAACTAGTTAGAGAGAACATAATGTAATAAAGGCCAAGTTACCTTGTGAACCCACTCATACTCTCCGTTTTTTGTATCAAAAGTTCCATGCTGCAGACTAATCAATTTTAGCGTAAATCGTGGACCACATTCCTGAAAGTATATCAAGAAAGGCAAAAGAATTAtttatagataaaaaaaaaaaaaccggaaaaagaacaaaagagtaCAGAGCGCAGTGGACGCTAAGAAAAAATGTTAGACAAAGTTGGAAGCCAAAGGTCATTTCACCTGAGAAAACCCTTTTCCCCATCCCTCAGATTGATAGTCAGTCGCAGCTAAAAGGCAGTTTTAAGAAAATTTGGTAGCTAAAGGCCATTGCTTGAGAAAGATCCCTTTTTTGTCCATTTACCCCCCCGATTAGTTGTCAGTGGCACCAAATAACCAAGTTTAAGAAAATTTGGAAGCCACAGGCTATTTGGCCTCAGAAAGATCTTTGTTGTCCGCAAAAAGAAACTGATCATATGGTCAAATCATATGAGGCTCGGGTGCACATCCAAATTTAGAATTTAGACCAACTATCTCTGTCTAGAGGCCTGAGGCCTCGCTAATTGAACCATAACGAGAATTTCTATAATCAGCACAATCTCCGCAAGTGGGACCAGAGAAACTGCATTTTGGGCCCAAGCTTGGCCCAGGACCCCAAGAAATCCTATGCCCAATGGAGGCTACGCTCAAAGGAAACCACTATGAGtacctccttcccttctttgtCATGCATAATCTTTAACCATTATTGCTGTTTGAGaaacaaatgagaaaagaaaaaatgcagaGAGGATGTCGATGGGTCAACCCCTGAAGTAGCTTAATATCGTTTGAATCATTTTGGTAGTTTCTTAcacattataaaataaaaaaatcacgtGACAAGAGACCAGATAACGGTGATAGTGTACTGTCAAGGATGAAGCCTAATTACTTATAGGCATATATAAGTAAGCAACCTATATCCAGCAGCCTTTGCTATTATCTAAAATAATGTCacactcaaaatttaaaaaatagtaaacataaattaaagaaaaagtacCAAAAACTGAAAGGTGGGTAAAGGTTGGAACTAAAACCATGAGCAAGTCATACAAGCAGCAAGCTCTCTGACACAATGATACTAAGTTTTTCCAGTGATGAGATGAACATGACATTGAGCATGCACTTCAAAAAAGGTGGAAAAATCGACAAAACACAAGCCAGTATAACTGTCTAGCTAAGAAAGTTCATATTTTTACTCATAAATGGCAAACGGACATGTCCGTAGCGATCACAAAGTCGAAGATATCTCCTATAATGAGAACGAAACAAAATTAGTGGCTCCCTTTACTGCCTTTGTTCTCCTACAAATGACATTGAGAGCAAAATTAAGCACCTTTCCTTATCTTTCTTACAACAGCACATTCAATTCAACCAAAAAATATTACTCAAGAGTTAAGACTGCATGGTCCTGAGACCTCCTCAACATAACCAACCAGCTACTTTACTCTTGCCAACAACCATATCTCCCAGGACAGCGGTAACAGTACGAGTCATTAatcatcttatcaaacacaatAATCCTTCCACATATAAGAGATATGCTCACACACATTATGTTCATCAACCAACTCAAAGCATATACTTCAATATCACTCACATGAGTCACATCAACACCCATCCACCATTCCCATTTCAAAGCCTAGTCAGTTCATTGGCAAATTCGCTTCATAGTCTGAACCTGCTTCTTCTCAGCCatgaaaataaacagaaaaaggaaaggatggCATGGCAAGTCTAGTTGCAAAACATCGACATATTTTCAATGTGGCAATATTTTCCAAATATCATATAAAtcccattttttgtttcactttttgTGAGCTTTTATTGCGATACTTTAAAAATATTACTGATATTTGTGACCATGGCTTGAAGACAATCTACCTACTTTTGTTGCATAATTCCTTGAAATTGAATAATGGAAGCATTCCTTAAGAAACATGGAACACTCACTGTACCCTGCTGCATCTGTTTGTCATATTTTGGTGACATTGAATAGAGTTCTTTAAGTTTAACCCAATTAACTAAGCATAAGGATTCCCTTAGGggtgtttgattattttttatacaAGATCAATGGATCTGATATGCCATGCGTTGAATGATGTGGTGAAAGATAGACATTATAGTTCATCGATCATCATGTTAAGGATCTTAGGTCACACCAAAGATCCCGACTTGAGATTCTTATTTTACTCTTACACTGGCAAGACGTCTTACCTAAGATCTAAGGGAATTTCATATCCTAAACCTATGGATCTTAGGGATCTAAACAAATGAGGTCAGAGATAATTGAACAccctttatttattttgcaaGAAATTTGTTCACAAACATCACGATGATATCAAAGACCATACCCACTAAGACCTAGGAATGCAGCATTATTTTTTTGGTGCCCTCATGGGGATGATTGTGGCAATGGAAATGCAAAGTTCATCCATAAGATGGCTTACAGAGCAGGTAAATGATTAGGTGGAACCACCATTAACATGTCAGTGAAGAATATAACCAAGATCTTTGTTGGTATACACAGTCTTGTTTTAATTCTTGGATGGCCACAGAACTTTTTTATCCTAATTAAGATCTACAAAGCTTCTGGTTCTCTGAGCCCGTAAATTTAATTTTGATCAGCAAAAACCTCTTAGGAAATAACTCTTATGTCTACAAAATAATCAATTTAAAGTTCTACAAGAAATTGCAAGATACAAGCAGGAACCCTCCTTTTACGGATAGAAGCATAGAGCAAACCTTACTTTATTATAATTTCTCTGGCTTCCTGTTCACTAGGTATAATTAAGTACAGAGAAAGACAAAGTACCTGAAGCCGAGCAATGAGATTATCATGAGATAATTTGTCAGCCTTCTTAGCCTGATCTTTCTCTAaactctttttattttctttgttttcaaaaatataccTACACATGACAGAGAGCATCATTTAGACTTCACTGGTGAGCTTATATGCCCTCACAATGctagaaaaaaataacacattcatacCGATGATGGCGAAAGAATATAAAATCTCGCTGGTTGTGGAAAGTCACAACACGTCGACCCCGAAAATTTGGATCTTGAGGAAAAAGGGATGCAATCAACCTTGCAACCACAGCATGACGAGACAAAATATCAATTATTTGGAATGATATAAATCAATATCAGGTAACAATACCTCATGAGGAAATGCAtgtaaattatgaaaaaaaaaatgcatacctcCCAACACGATGTCCTAGACGTGTTGTAAAGTTTGTCAATATGAGTTCCGGTTTATGACTGGTTGGATTTCCATGATTCTGTTTCGAAAACAAAATAGAAGTTATTGTATGCATGTAGATGTGGGGCAGTCATTAAAAAACTCATGATGTTGACGTGGTGACTAAGACCGGATTGGCCCTCTACCAGGTCAACCTAGTAGGTCAACTAATAGTTGTACAACAATGCTCACCTTGATATCCTTGCGCAGCACAAGCCTTGAGAGCTTGAAATGTGCTGTAGGTCCATTAGGAAGTCCAATGATCAGAAGGGCATCTATGACAAGAACAGTGACACTCATAAATCCTCAAAGAAATAGAAGGTTACAACTGACATAGATCTTGGCTAAGCATGCACGAATTATATGCCCTCACATATGCCAAATTTGTGTTAACTGCCTAAAGttcaaacatttaaaatatGCCTCTCTTTTTCAAGGAATACATCAGATGAACCTTTTTGTTAGTCATCAACCCCGTAAGATAGCAGTAACCACCTTGAGCTTgtaaaatataaagaaaacccTTTCCACCTTCTCCCTTCAAATTCATATGGAATTCTTCCCTTCTCCTGCTTTCATGCCAAATGCATGTATGTGCGTGAgtaagtgagagaaagagatagagaaagcaCAAGTCAGGGAACTTATGCAGGTATAACTTCAGTCATCAAGTGCCTTTTCCAACTTCTCCAATTAATAGATTTTGAGCTGAAAAGCACTTTTTACAAGATTCAGAGGATCATCCAAATTAAATTGAACTATGTTTGAATCTTTTCTAATagtaataattaaaaaatgcagAGCTATAACATCAAaccctctttcttttaaattcatTTGGGAATCAAACCAAGGAAACATGAGTGGAGTTGACTGATGAAACTTAG encodes the following:
- the LOC116262736 gene encoding uncharacterized protein LOC116262736, translating into MERIKRSSARVRGRRMNNRMLLNPEHPSFELEWALANITTTFFKCTRWQVEETTDPVTCPYHYFCDSTYQGNYPPAVDLSVLLLSAASYLIAACLAMVEVRRYIMGREPNQPQPVRRYWVPSGPIILPLILLCLAKGHRINTILPFYYAAPPLLQLIHVSALAFDNPPAASVKSVFLEVSTISGILHGSLYVDSLILPYYTGLEALVSSTFSGECTSCVCRKQVLTIGGTYLPYRGWSATMISIAGILCSRLVFGVYRNTGKVATAIMLMLEGLAWMLSIKDNARLIVNSTQGHLAERVACGSICGLTCLLLLKRFANLLAGTKHSSEMKLETGLPLTHLDYDKR